From Brachionichthys hirsutus isolate HB-005 chromosome 7, CSIRO-AGI_Bhir_v1, whole genome shotgun sequence, the proteins below share one genomic window:
- the zbtb18 gene encoding LOW QUALITY PROTEIN: zinc finger and BTB domain-containing protein 18 (The sequence of the model RefSeq protein was modified relative to this genomic sequence to represent the inferred CDS: inserted 2 bases in 1 codon; deleted 1 base in 1 codon): protein MEFPDHSRHLLQCLSEQRHQGFLCDSTVLVGDAQFRAHRAVLASCSMYFHLFYKDQLDKRDVVHLNSDIVTAPAFSLLLEFMYEGKLQLLDLPVEDVLAAASYLHMYDIVKVCKKRLKRKATAEADSTRREEDGGSSGSDKADSVSDGSTGRPATADLLHSDDEEAGKAERAPLWLRLPSGDRSATAAIARSSPRHGEAERLGGEGSGERGKPPSPAGSPASSTGSLSQRSQCGRRATRPDCVLDLSVKXPVAGSHGNSHQSYFSGAATPDRLQSPLAVRVKVEKGVASDEEEPGGGEYNMEHSGVAKATVPSANGGLSHHGVGGPLSAQRRLGLEAHLSALREASLGEKPSAAADDEDVLGGENERAQAEAASMDSSLLPYVSSMLSAPHTQIFMCPLCNKVFPSPHILQLHLSSHFREQDGIRSKPAGDVNVPTCTICSKTFSCMYTLKRHERTHSGEKPYTCTTCGKSFQYSHNLSRHAVVHTREKPHACKWCERRFTQSGDLYRHIRKFHCELVNSLSVKSEPLALPNVRDWAIEDSSQELWK from the exons ATGGAGTTCCCCGACCACAGCAGACATTTACTCCAGTGTCTGAGCGAGCAGCGGCACCAGGGCTTCCTGTGCGACTCCACGGTGCTGGTGGGCGACGCCCAGTTCCGGGCCCACCGCGCCGTGCTGGCGTCCTGCAGCATGTACTTCCACCTCTTCTACAAGGACCAGCTGGACAAGAGGGACGTGGTGCACCTCAACAGCGAC ATCGTCACGGCGCCGgccttctccctgctgctggagtTCATGTACGAGGGCAAGCTGCAGCTCCTGGACCTCCCCGTGGAGGACGTGCTGGCGGCGGCGAGCTACCTGCACATGTACGACATCGTCAAAGTGTGCAAGAAGCGCCTGAAGCGAAAGGCCACGGCGGAGGCGGACAGCACGCgcagggaggaggacggggggTCCAGCGGCTCCGATAAGGCCGACAGCGTGTCGGACGGTTCCACGGGCCGGCCCGCCACCGCCGACCTGCTGCACAGCGACGACGAGGAGGCGGGGAAGGCCGAGAGAGCGCCGCTGTGGCTGAGGCTGCCCTCCGGCGACAGATCGGCGACGGCGGCCATCGCGAGAAGCAGCCCGAGGCACGGCGAGGCGGAGAGGCTGGGCGGGGAAGGCTCGGGCGAGCGAGGGAAGCCGCCGTCCCCGGCTGGGAGCCCCGCCAGCTCCACCGGATCCCTTTCCCAACGGTCCCAGT GCGGGCGGCGAGCGACGCGGCCCGACTGCGTGCTGGACCTGTCGGTGAA CCCGGTCGCCGGTAGCCACGGTAACAGCCACCAGTCCTACTTCAGCGGGGCAGCCACGCCAGACCGCCTCCAGAGCCCCCTGGCCGTGAGGGTGAAGGTGGAGAAGGGCGTGGCCTCGGACGAAGAGGAACCCGGAGGCGGCGAGTATAACATGGAGCACAGCGGCGTCGCCAAGGCGACGGTTCCCAGCGCCAACGGGGGCCTGAGCCACCACGGGGTCGGGGGGCCTCTGTCGGCCCAGCGGAGGCTCGGCCTGGAGGCGCACCTGTCCGCCCTGCGGGAGGCCTCCCTGGGGGAGAAGCCGTCGGCCGCAGCGGACGACGAGGACGTCCTGGGTGGGGAAAACGAGCGCGCCCAGGCGGAGGCGGCTAGCATGGATAGCTCCCTGCTCCCGTACGTCTCCAGCATGCTGTCGGCGCCGCACACGCAGATCTTCATGTGCCCGCTGTGCAACAAGGTGTTCCCCTCGCCGCACATCCTGCAGCTCCACCTCAGCTCCCACTTCCGGGAGCAGGACGGCATCCGCTCCAAGCCCGCCGGCGACGTCAACGTGCCCACGTGCACCATCTGCAGCAAGACCTTCTCCTGCATGTACACGCTGAAGCGCCACGAGCGGACGCACTCCGGCGAGAAGCCCTACACCTGCACCACCTGCGGCAAGAGCTTCCAGTACTCGCACAACCTCAGCCGCCACGCCGTGGTGCACACGCGCGAGAAGCCGCACGCGTGCAAGTGGTGCGAGCGGCGCTTCACGCAGTCCGGGGACCTCTACCGGCACATCCGGAAGTTCCACTGCGAACTGGTCAACTCGCTGTCGGTGAAGAGCGAGCCGCTGGCGCTGCCCAACGTCAGG GATTGGGCGATCGAGGACAGTTCCCAGGAACTGTGGAAGTAG
- the adss2 gene encoding adenylosuccinate synthetase isozyme 2: MACCTGLHSHHSGGSLDGPCWGFHKVAPTLVVVVANDSAETGEQEWGGVGSLIWDWKEETGASQEGRPSGGNNAGHTVVVGSVEYDFHLLPSGIINPKATAFIGNGVVIHLPGLFEEAEKNARKGTGLKDWEKRLIISDRAHIVFDFHQAVDGVQEQQRQEQAGKNLGTTKKGIGPVYSAKAARNGLRICDLLADFTQFSKRYKGLARQYKSMYPTLEVDVDGELLKLKACVEKIKPMVRDGVHFMHEALHGPPKKILVEGANAALLDIDFGTYQFVTSSNCTVGGVCTGLGMPPQNVGEVYGVVKAYTTRVGIGAFPSEQNNDIGELLQSRGKEVGVTTGRKRRCGWLDLVLIKYAHMINGFTAIALTKLDILDQFAEIKVGVAYKVNDQEMPYFPANQEVLQLVDVQYETLPGWKSDTSAARSFEELPEKAQKYVRFIEEHLGVPVKWIGVGQSRESMIQLF, translated from the exons ATGGCCTGCTGCACAGGCCTGCATTCCCACCACTCAGGGGGCAGCCTGGATGGGCCATGCTGGGGCTTCCACAAGG TTGCCCccacactggtggtggtggtggccaatgactctgctgagactggtGAGCAGGAATGGGGAGGTGTAGG AAGTCTTATTTGGGATTGGAAGGAAGAGACGGGCGCCTCTCAGGAGGGCCGGCCTTCG GGCGGCAACAACGCCGGACACACGGTCGTGGTCGGCTCGGTGGAGTACGACTTTCACCTCCTGCCCAGCGGCATCATCAACCCCAAGGCCACTGCTTTCATCG GCAACGGCGTCGTGATCCACCTCCCAGGCCTGTTTGAAGAGGCGGAGAAGAACGCACGGAAAGGAACAG GTCTGAAAGACTGGGAGAAAAGGTTGATCATCTCAGACAGAGCGCATATCG TGTTTGACTTCCACCAAGCGGTCGATGGCGTTCAGGAACAGCAGAGACAAGAACAAGCAGGCAAGAA CCTGGGGACAACAAAGAAAGGCATCGGCCCGGTGTACTCGGCCAAAGCGGCACGCAACGGCCTCCGGATATGTGACCTGCTGGCCGATTTCACGCAGTTCTCTAAAAG GTACAAAGGACTGGCCAGACAGTACAAGTCGATGTACCCGACGCTGGAAGTCGACGTCGACGGAGAGCTGCTCAAGCTAAAG GCCTGCGTGGAAAAGATCAAGCCCATGGTGAGAGACGGCGTGCACTTCATGCACGAGGCGCTCCACGGGCCCCCGAAGAAGATCCTGGTGGAAGGAGCCAACGCAGCGCTCCTGGACATCGACTTCG GGACGTACCAGTTTGTGACGTCGTCCAACTGCACAGTGGGCGGGGTCTGTACGGGTCTGGGCATGCCGCCCCAGAACGTCGGCGAGGTCTACGGGGTCGTCAAGGCGTACACCACCAGAGTCGGCATCGGCGCTTTCCCATCGGAGCAGAACAAC GACATCGGAGAGCTGCTCCAGTCGCGGGGGAAGGAGGTGGGCGTGACCACGGGCAGGAAGAGGCGATGCGGTTGGCTGGATCTGGTGCTCATCAAATATGCACACATGATTAACGGCTTCACTGC CATAGCCCTCACCAAACTGGATATCCTCGATCAATTTGCAGAGATCAAAGTGGGCGTGGCTTACAAAGTCAACGACCAGGAGATGCCTTACTTTCCAG cgAATCAGGAGGTGTTGCAGCTTGTGGACGTCCAGTACGAGACGCTTCCGGGATGGAAGAGCGACACCTCGGCTGCAAGGAGCTTCGAGGAGCTGCCGGAGAAAGCTCAGAAATATGTTCGCTTCATTGAGGAGCATTTGGGAGTGCCtg TCAAGTGGATCGGAGTTGGACAGTCTCGGGAGTCGATGATCCAGCTGTTCTAG